AGTTCCCTGCATATTCATCGGATATGGAGATGAAGAGTTCGGGTACAGACTAGGGGATCTTGTATAGAAGAAGGTCATTAGAAGTAGAGATGTAATCTTTAGAGAAAGTGAAGTTGGAACTGATGATGATCTATCCGAGAAGGCCAATAAAAAGAATGGTATAGTCCCTAATCTTGTAACCATTCATTCTTCCTCTAACCATCCCATAAGTGCTGAAAGTACGATCGATGAAGTTGTTGAACATGAAGAGCAACCTGATGAGATTGTTGAGCAGGGGGAGCAACTTGGTGATAATACTGCGCAAATGGAGTACCCAGAAGAAGAACAATCTAAACCTCTGAGGAGATCAGAAAGACAAAGGGTAGAATCAACCAAATACCCTTCCTCAGAGTATGTCCTCATCAATGATGAAGGTGAGACAGAATGTCTTAAGGAGGTGTTGTCTCATCCAGAAAAGAGCCAATGGATGAAAGTCATGCACGAAGAGATGGGTTCTCTACAGAAAATGACACATACCAGCTAGTTGAACTTCCAAAAGGCAAAAGACCGCTTAAGTGCAAGTGGGTCTTTAAACTCAAAAAAGATAGAACTGGCAAGTTGGTCAGGTACAAAGCTCGATTGGTTGTAAAAGGCTTCGAACAAAAGAAAGGTATTGATTTTGACGAAATTTTTTCACCTGTTGTCAAAATGACTTCTATTCGAACTATTTTGAGCATAGCAGCTAGTCTAGATCTTGAAGTGGTGCAATTGGACATGAAAACTTCATTTCTTCACGGAGATttggaagaagagatttatatggagcaaccagaGGGATTTGAAGTATCTGGAATGAAACACATAGTGTGAAAATTGAATAAGAATCTTTATGGGTTGAAACAGGCCCCAAGGCAATGGTACAATAAGTTTGACTCTTTCATAAAAAGTCAAACGTATACAAAGACCTATTCTGATCCATGGGTAtacttcaaaaattttcttacaacaattttattattttgttgttgtatgtggatgacatgtTAATTGTAGGACAAGACAAAGAGCTGAttgcaaagttgaagaaagatTTGTCCAAGTCATTTGACATGAAAGAATTTGGCCCAACACAACAAATTCTAGGGATGAAGATTGTTCGAGAACGAATAAAAAGAAAGTTGTGGCTATCTCaaaagaagtacattgaacgcgTACTAGAACGCTTAAACATGAAGAGTGCTAAACTTGTTAGCACGCCTCTTGCGAGTCATCAAAGTTGAGCAAACAGATGTGTCCTACAacaaaaaaaggagaaagaggGAATGGCTAAAGTTCCTTATTCTTCAGCAGtggggagtttgatgtatgcgatggtgtgtacaagacctgatattgctcatgCAGTTGGTGTTGTTAGCAGATTCCTTGAAAATCCTGAAAAAAAACACTGGGTGGCAGTTAAGTGGATACTCAGGTACCTAAGAGGTACCACAAAATATTGCTTGTGTTTTGAAGGATCTGATCCAATCTTGAAGGGCTATAATGATGCTGATATGGCAAGTGACCTCGATAAtagaaaatccactactggatatttgtttacattTTCAGGGGGAGCTACATCATGGCAGTCAAAGTTGTAGAAGTGTGTCGCACTCTCTACAACCGAGGCAGAATATATTGCAGCTACTGAAGCTGGCAAAGAGATGGTATGACTGAAACGATTTTTTCAAGAACTTGGATTGCATCAGAAGAAGTATGCTGTTATTGTGACAGTaagagtgcaatagacttgagcaagaacACCATGTATCATGCAAGGACGAAGCATATCAACGTGAGATATCACTGGATTCGTGAAAACATAGAGGACGGATATATGCAGGTCATGAAGATCCTACTAGTGAAAACCCTTCAGATATGCTAACCAAGGTGGTATCAAAAGACAAGTTCGAtctatgcaaagaacttgtcgACATGTACTCAAGCTAGAAACCTAGAGCTACCTCCTTCAGGGTAAATGGGTCTGGAGGGGGAGATTGTGGGGTCCATCCCCATGTACCAAACTTTGAATAGCTCTCTGCCAATTTCAAAGTTTTACAAATTTGGTGCTGAATTATTTTTCAGCTTTACTTAATTTTCAATAGTAGGTAagctatgaagaagaaaaaattattcttctgTAGCACATTTGGAGGGTAgtgcatttattttttataaaaaggagGACAATTCTTCATTCTAGGtgcaccaaaaaaaaattacaaaggagagaaaagaagagtgagACATCACAGAAGAAAATAATATGTGAGaaaaaatagagagtgtgagcgatattatagtgaggtggaaaaatcaaaagagggttatttcttttgagtgtgtagtgaTCTTTGGAGTTTTGCTCagacatacaagtgtaaaatccttactatagtgatattcgtTGCTCCTCTCGCGTCATggttttttccttatttagaagggtttccacataaaatcttggtgtcattatttctcttttattctcgtCGATTAACCGTATTGTTGTATTCCGCATTTATTGCCTTTATTaccgcaaatattatttctgttacgaATTTATTCCCAACAAGTGTAAGTTCAGAGTTTCACAAGTGGAATCAAAAGATCCATGCACATTGCTTCAGTCGGTGAAACTGTTGAGTTGAATTAGAACATCTTCCCGATTACTACTCTCACGAAGATTCAttatcaattgcttcatccgCTCTGACCGATTACTCATTTCCAGAAAATGGTTAAACTAAATCTTTGTCTTCTTGTGTCTCTGTgtgtatgaattaatgaagGAAACTGTTAGAATCTTATTACAAGTCTTAACCATTCAATCTGTCATTTAATAGTGTTAAAAAAAGACATGTGTCTTGTGTCCCTAAATCTAAGGGgcctcatttttaaaaataataccttataagttattattctttaacaaatattgaatactaattttttaaaaaaaagtaaatttttcatgaaaaatgaaggaattattagaaaaaatatgacatatttggaatattatatctcataaaaaataatttcaaataagaatgattatattaacagttgaaaactagaagaaattaATTATAGAATGGTTATTAACAATTCAAGTTTAATACTCCATTTAATTTTTGCTTTAAGCCACTAATATGCTTGAGTCAACTAACCATCTTGATTATGCCTTTACTCTACATTCGTTACTACTTGATCCTTCGTCTCAATTCAAACAGAGAGCAGATACACACGTACGGGGAAAGTTTCCATTCATGCAAATCTCGGGATTCGAGTCAAATTTACCTTGTTTCGAAAATGATTCATATTACATACTTCCTCTGCCctattttatgtgacacttttcattttttgagagtcaaacaatttaaCTTTGACCGGACATTGCGTATGGAAttctcaaattttttgaaatgaaatttatatatttgtaaactacgtaaaaagtactaGAAgttacaataattgataattcaaaatgttaaaaggatctatgaaaaacttacgattaaagatatatttatttgaatctcGAAATGTGAAAAGTGCTATATAAAATAGGAAAAGGGAGTATATATATCCTATTCTTACAAAAATGGCTTACTTATACCAATTTCCTCTACAAAAATTAActtcaataataattatattgtatccttctcacaagttttttttttcctttttataattCAACGGctaatttatatttatggttaaatttatttttttgattattttcatataaagtTTATTATGAATGTTCCGAAAATAGTTTAAAGatataaaaactaaattacAACATagctgcaaaaaaaaaatagttttaattttttttttcattcacactttttttttatttctcatattttacGCTAAAGacgaaaagaaaaatgaaataataataataataataataaaaaaactcagataataataatcaaatacGTCTATTTCATTAATTGCAAATATACAGTTACTTCTTGTCTCAACTGCATGTGCTATTTCGAGATTGACATCATAGATAACACTGGTACGCTAACAACAATAGTCACGAAAACATTGACTGAAAAAATATTAGTGATAAGAGCTGAATAAGTGTATGaaataattagtcattttttcaaTTCTGTCCTAAATAATTATTCCATTTTGTTTAATTGAAAAGTTATGTAGACTTTTGATATGTTTAGTATAGTAGAATTATATTAGTTAAATTACATCTTATATTAAATTTCCTTTAGGTGAGTGTATGATCTTATCCTAACAAACAATTATGAATGAGAGTAATTTATAAAGAATGGTTGAATTGTTATGCATAAAATTAACAcattaaggggtcgtttggtttaGTTTATAATTATGTCTAATTTGTAAATGCACAAGttaattatcataaaatttatgtattattttttttaaaataagaaataaaattgacaattaatacataaataattaaatttttacatAACATTTAACCAGTTGGATCTCTTTGTCTTTTACGGACTAAAGTCACTAGTGGGTTAACACGTAGCTCATCAATGGAATGGACATCACTGAGTAGTTTCatgaaagaaatttaattttatattcatatttttaattaaaaaaatcaaatcttaaTACAAGCAAAGAAaccaatttttaattattacttGACGGGGAAGTCCGACCCTTTTAAGTAGGtttattcaaaattgaattaaatcgctaatttgaattttaagaaaaaattatttatttattaataataaattattagtttaaCTATTTTGTCTAAagattttggtattttttattattactaaatTATCAGTTTTTGATTGGTTTGAAGTAACTTCTTGACATGTAGTAAATTTAATAGATTATAGATATACCATTTGGTATGAAAACTCCTTCACTTACAGTTTCATACTTTTATTTCTAGTGTTGtctcaaaatctaaatattctATGATATATGATTGTTTGCTTTTGAGCAAgatataatttatcaatttatacGCATTGTtcaagatataatttttttttataaaataaccaAATTCAAAATTAACAGTGAATAatctataaattaataatcgaacaatcaataatctcacgcgAATGAATGCATGGAAAAACTTCCAATGTCCATAAGATCATAGAAATTACTAAAGAGTAATGCCTTAATAAAGAGTAATGCCCATAAAGGTGGCCAAAGAATAAAAGCCATGATTAAAGCTTTTGAGTGAGTGTTTTACATAAATGAGACTTCTCAGCGCGAACTCAATTTAGTTACGCTTCAAATATGTAAGTATTAGAATTCGGGTTATAAAAAACACAATTTCATATGATGAAACAATTAAATTGTTAGATAATTATAATGTTAAATactaattataacaatatattaaCTAATGAACCTAAACACattaatatctttttaaaatttcttttgagaTATTCAAATCTTTTTTCCAATAATCATCCAcatattgcaaaaaaaaaaaaaaaaaagaatagaaacACATTAAGAAACTTTGGTGGgttttgaaatataatttgGTGTGTCTTAGacaatgaaatatattttgataaaacaaGATTAAATTTGTAGAATAATTGGTgaagtttaaaacttttatgAACTAAGAATCCTTTTGTAAGCTTAAGATCTTATGTTAGGCTCCAAGATTACCCCTACACCCGATAAGGTGCTTAGAACCACAAGACAACCCAAGATAACCTCATGCCGTGGCATGACACAAAAATTAAcctaaatcaattgaaaattaaaacataaaggCAGAAGggtaaatttgaaatatttatataaaattcataaCACTGAGATAGATTAATATATCCGAATGAAATAACACAAGCAAAATCTGTATCGATATGACTGTTTGAAAGCTTTTACTAGTATTAGCTACTAGGACAAACCCCTAGCTAATAACTCCAAatgtttgaaattgaaaataataactGAAAAGAAAGATAAGGGTATTTGTCCTCGAGGAGACGAGGGGCTCACTAATACTGCTACTCGCTAATCAAAAGTATCACTAACCGCGAACATCAGAACCTGTATTATTAAACAAAGTATGTTGTCAGTACTTTTTGTAACCTAAAAGGCATAGATTAAGGATATGAGAACTCTACCTTTGATGATCAAATCTATCATCATGTACGCCCATTGCTGCCTCCAGCAGCATAGAACGACACACCGCTTAGTGTGGAGCCGTCAGTAGcattaatatcatcatcaagaagGAAATCCAAAGAGTCGGTCTGTATAATCACATTAATGAGGTCATCCTTCTTCAAAGTACGTCGACAATTTTTCTCAGCTTTAAACCAGGAAAGAAGAGTGAGTTCTTGAATGAACAACTCACATGCCTTAGCCAACAAAACAGGTGTTTCAGTAGCGATCATTCGGACATCCGTATCCATCTTCATGATCGTCTTGATGCGGTTAGGTGGAAGTAGCAGATTGTTCTTGAAATTGTTAACATTCTCCATCTCTCTCTTTTTGTCTCTCCAGAACATCTCCAGTGCTTCTTGCTTCTTCTCAAGTTTAGGTTGCGACAGCGTTGAGTGCGCATCCGATTGACCTGCTTTCACTGTCGATTTCTCAAAGTTATTTTCCATGGTGATTTTTTCTATGTTTACAAGCTCAAACACACAAAAATGAAGACTATACATATATGCAAGTTTGTGCTGAGAAAAAATCAAATCTAATTATAGAATTTCTAGATCCAATTAAATGAATGAACCTAGACATTTTTGAATCTACATTCCAGCTAAGACtattaatgaaaatttgttGCATTTTAGtatgtaataataaaattgaatcaaaatcaACTAAGTAATACTAGTTAGTTTTAGTCAATAAGGTATTAAATATTAGTTAGTTCTAGTCAAAGGTAATAAAGAATGAATGaagatattaattaaaataattctttttaaaatctaCATTAAAGCTAAGTCTACAAATGAAAATTTGTTGAAATTTaatatgtaataataaaattaaaagaaaatcatcTTCGTAAATACTAGTAAGTTCTAGTCAATAAGGTATTCAATATTAGCCAGTTCTAGTCAAAGGCATTAAAGAATGAAAGaagatattaataaaattaattctttttgagTGATTCTAATAAATACTTTCTAGAATCCTCCATATATCACAAAAAACAATAATgaatagaaagaaataaaaatttgtcATAAATGGGCTTTCAgaaagacataatacataaatacgCCCTTTAGTTtggcttcgaatcacatttgcgctcttcaactttggatgtgcacaagtagagacttaaacttatataaagttgaacaaatagacacacatgtcctacatgtcattttttatcctacgtggtgtcttaggcgtattgtgtcatgtaggactcatgtgtttatttattcaaaagttggatagttaaagtgcatGTTTGTGCAGTATGAATGTTGAAGGTcgaaattaaaattcaaaaccaAAATTAGAATCCAATGTATGTATTATTTCTTTCAGATATGTGTACAATGCGTCAAATTTGATGTCTTTTAGTATGAGAATCATACTTTGGTAAAACaagattaattttataaaacaatTGCCATTTGTGAAGTTTAGACCTTCTATATAtactaagaatattttttataaactcATAGTTTAattacatatatcacataattaTACTAACAAAATCATTGTTGTTATCACAAATTTTGTACTAACATGTCATGAGTGTATCCTAAGATTCATGAGTGTTTTAAAATCTATTTGCACAATTATTAAACATTTTCTACAGAGAAATACATGACATATacaaaacatgaatttgattaaaaatttaacttaACCTCACTAATTTGTggtctaacactatattcagaCATAATAAGAGTGGATAACATAGTTTAATAATGCATATTAACTAATGATTTGTTATTACATATATGAACCTAGTCTATTCGATCTCGATCACATAGTTGGGTTATGTACTATCATTGTTCATCTTTCCAAATTGATGAAAATCTCACCCTCCTCGACGtttctttttaactttaaattgatCTATAGTGTGCCCCTTTGAATTTTTTGAAGGTTAACCACTTTAGAAATGATAATGTATATAGaagatatttgttattttaccAATAGTGACAACAAGTAAAAAAAGTAACTTCatgtttcttgttttctttgCGAGAATAATTAGATTTACAAGTCAGATTTTGTATtacttttactttgttttattttacaaaaaagaacacaattagTTTGCcttctcaatttcttttttttttccctaaTCCTTCCCAATGTCTCATGTACCTCATTCAATCCACCAAATTATTTTGCAGCTAAACAAAACCTATTTGGTTAAACATATATACGCATTAAACTTGTGTTATTGTGTTGTTGGTAAATGATAACTTACACGTTATTTTCTAATGCGACAAAGTAATTATTAAAGTCACTAATAACTTCGTTATATCCGTTGACACTGCATTCCTGCTCAGAGttatttttcatgatattttggTGAAGGAGCGATTTTTCTATATTAACACATACAGAATAGATATAAGATAAATGTTGGTGCTTATATGTACAAAGGAGAAAGAAAACTAATTACAAATTTGCTAATCCTAATGAAAGTATAAATTTTGATGCTTGAGGTACAACGCAACTTCGGTAAGCAAATAAGGAAATTGGTgacatatacttattttaattaaatgaaaatttcagtAATAGTGAAGTGTGTCATAGATGAAATATGAGAAAATTACACTCtccttaaaaaaattagaagcaatattacaaaaataagaTACTTTTTAATCTTTAgcaaatatatgtttatattacaaaatataGCAGTTTGAAATAGATTATAAAATGGGgcttttttttagattttagacattatttataggctagattttttgtttttatttgtgtttAACACACATCCATTTTCtaaagagaaaaaacataaaaatttccCTGAACTTGGTCGGATAATTTACTTTAGTACTTAAACTATACGGGCATTTAAATACCTCCATTAACATGTTTGAAGTGATTTTTCCACCCTGAGACCATAACACCACTTTCACCCGGACATCATAACCACGTAAGGCCACATCCTAACCATGTAGACACCatgtcattaatttttatttcttttttacttattcaatattttttcttaaacactttttaaaattaattatatcaattgattaattataaatgcatagtcccccccccccccatccTCCACCCCtccctttcttcttccttgttGTTCACCATTAttcctcctcctcttcctcctcctcctcgttcttcttcttcactattcaatatttttgtaagtcactttaaagaagaaaattcactACAATATTTACATTATCTTCTTCGAACCCTCCTAACAAATTTATCCATTTGGAGAATGGTTTTCTCGAAAGTCTGACAACTCAAATAAGAAATGAAGATTGCATAAGATGGttgatccaaaaaaaatataaattttatgagaAATGTCTGAATAGATCTAGAAATTAAAAtgactatttaaaatttaataaattttatatttgctgAATCGATACCAATAATATAGAGTGAAATCAACGTCAATAAAATGACATTGATATTGATATTTACAAATTAGTAAAAGACTagtttctattatatagaagagtgaaatGGGAGGACGCCcaagggtaaaaatgtaatttcattctaacaaaaatctattaagaaagataataaataattctagaaatctctttctttatataaagtgaataatgatcaagggcaAAAGTTGTAATTTCACACTATCAAAAATCTCCtagaatgataacaagaaaattaaatagttctagaaacatctaagttattgttattattattaatttttttttgttattacttcactttcttttttttacgagttattgtgatatttattttattattactctattttactattaatttagtttaattcttaatattttttctattcattatgcttagggataatgcacaagtaccccatcaacctatgcccaaattgcagacacacttatactatactaaggtcctattatctccatgaacttattttataattaattttctactccttttcgtcctacgtggcactatcttgtgggcccagtGTGTCTTGacatttttctttaaactagTGTCACGTAaaccgaaaaggggtagaaaattatttataaaataagttcaggagtgTAATAGtatcttaatatagtataagtgtgtctctgagatttgaGTTATAGGTTGAgcaggtacttgtgcatttttccttatgcttataaaaaatgCCTCTTTTTACGTAAAcatttatcatgaattaattatttccatctttatttgaatctaattaatatacttgaaaataaataagtgtgataaaattagtaatatatattagattgcaattaaagaaaaagatgttaaaaaataactttacaaataaaaatgaataggatagaTATGTTTGTATTAAAGACgaccaagaataaaaatgtaatttcattctaacaaaaatctatcaagaataaacAATTCTAGAAATATCTTTCTATATAAgaagtgaatgatgatcaaaggtaaaaaaaatgtaatttcatgcaGACAAAAATCTgccaataacaaaaaaattacatagttcttgaaacatctttagttattattattattattattattagtattaccttATTTTGgtatttctccattttttatgaattattgtgatatctatttgttatatgaaagtaaataaatcATGATTACGATTACTTCTTACTAATGCTATAtcaaatatgatattatattgaacgatcaaaattaaaat
The window above is part of the Solanum pennellii chromosome 5, SPENNV200 genome. Proteins encoded here:
- the LOC107019680 gene encoding nuclear transcription factor Y subunit C-4-like; translation: MYSLHFCVFELVNIEKITMENNFEKSTVKAGQSDAHSTLSQPKLEKKQEALEMFWRDKKREMENVNNFKNNLLLPPNRIKTIMKMDTDVRMIATETPVLLAKACELFIQELTLLSWFKAEKNCRRTLKKDDLINVIIQTDSLDFLLDDDINATDGSTLSGVSFYAAGGSNGRT